A section of the Castanea sativa cultivar Marrone di Chiusa Pesio chromosome 12, ASM4071231v1 genome encodes:
- the LOC142618277 gene encoding UNC93-like protein 1 produces MGFDGDEETVTQNPKYLKSKFRYNSPFIQVSLIGLVCFCCPGMFNALSGMGGGGQVDHTAANNANTALYTTFAVFGVLGGGIYNILGPHLTLAAGCSTYILYAGSFLYYNHHKHQAFAIVAGALLGVGAGLLWAGQGAIMTSYPPAHRKGIYISLFWSIFNMGGVIGGLIPFITNYNRSEAASVNDGTYIGFMAFMAAGTALSFAILPPGKVIREDGTRCTHIQYSNVSTEAVEIVKLFMNWKMLLIVPAAWCSNFFYTYQFNNVNATLFNLRTRGFNNVFYWGAQMMGSVAIGYLMDFSFESRRKRGIVGVCVVALLGTAIWGGGLANQLRYSINDPLPPLDFKDSGRDFAGPFVLYFSYGLLDAMFQSMVYWVIGALADDSEILSRYVGFYKGVQSAGAAVAWQVDTNKVSYMSQLIVNWSLTTISYPLLLILVLFAVKDNHKDEEGTAKEADPTSAGTVYT; encoded by the exons ATGGGTTTCGATGGAGACGAGGAAACAGTTACCCAGaatccaaaatacctcaaatCCAAGTTCAGATACAACTCACCCTTTATTCAAGTCAGCCTCATAGGCTTAGTATGTTTCTGTTGTCCTGGCATGTTCAACGCTCTCTCAGGCATGGGTGGTGGTGGCCAAGTCGACCACACAGCCGCAAACAACGCCAACACCGCACTCTACACCACCTTCGCTGTCTTCGGAGTCCTCGGTGGTGGTATCTACAACATCCTCGGACCCCATCTCACCCTTGCCGCAGGTTGCTCCACCTATATCCTCTACGCTGGCTCTTTCCTCTATTACAACCACCACAAACACCAAGCTTTCGCCATTGTTGCCGGAGCTCTGTTGGGTGTTGGAGCTGGTCTTTTGTGGGCTGGTCAAGGCGCTATCATGACCTCTTACCCTCCTGCTCATCGTAAAGGgatttatatctctctcttttggaGTATTTTCAACATGGGCGGTGTTATTGGTGGACTCATTCCTTTTATCACGAACTATAATCGTAGCGAAGCTGCTTCGGTTAATGATGGAACTTATATTGGTTTCATGGCGTTTATGGCAGCTGGGACTGCTCTTTCTTTCGCTATTTTGCCCCCAGGTAAGGTTATTCGTGAGGATGGGACTCGGTGTACTCATATTCAGTACTCTAATGTTTCGACTGAGGCAGTTGAGATTGTTAAGTTGTTCATGAATTGGAAGATGTTGCTTATAGTCCCTGCAGCTTGGTGTAGTAATTTTTTCTATACGTATCAGTTCAACAATGTGAATGCAACGCTGTTTAATTTGAGGACTAGAGGGTTCAACAATGTGTTCTATTGGGGTGCACAGATGATGGGCTCGGTTGCGATTGGGTACTTGATGGATTTCAGTTTTGAGAGTAGGAGGAAGAGGGGGATTGTTGGGGTTTGTGTGGTTGCTCTACTTGGGACTGCTATTTGGGGTGGTGGGCTTGCTAACCAGCTCAGGTACTCGATCAATGACCCGCTACCGCCGTTGGATTTTAAGGACTCGGGTCGAGATTTTGCTGGGCCATTTGTCTTGTATTTTAGTTATGGGTTGCTGGATGCCATGTTCCAGAGCATGGTTTATTGGGTCATTGGAGCTTTGGCGGATGATTCTGAAATCCTTAGCAG GTATGTTGGGTTTTATAAGGGAGTGCAAAGTGCTGGGGCAGCAGTTGCTTGGCAAGTTGATACGAACAAAGTATCCTACATGTCCCAGCTGATTGTGAATTGGTCGCTTACTACAATAAGTTATCCATTATTGTTGATTCTTGTATTGTTTGCGGTGAAGGATAACCACAAGGATGAAGAGGGAACTGCCAAGGAGGCTGACCCTACTTCAGCCGGCACTGTCTATACATGA
- the LOC142621344 gene encoding uncharacterized protein LOC142621344 — translation MGGCAGKPKRSDVHKESIPTEDPAQANKAEGEAIPQESQNGGESQKEAPLVDLSNPKEEETKEKGGNDSSEPKTDEAVPVSVEAGKETAKTTEGKVEVPAANNSEEKKVGAGNETKKPVEGQAEANVQKPDANTKSDAALATV, via the exons ATGGGGGGCTGTGCGGGGAAGCCCAAGCGCTCTGATGTCCACAAGGAGTCAATCCCCACTGAGGATCCTGCCCAAGCCAACAAGGCCGAGGGCGAGGCTATTCCTCAG GAGAGCCAAAATGGAGGTGAGAGTCAGAAAGAAGCACCATTGGTAGACCTCTCTAACCCAAAGGAAGAAGAAACAAAGGAGAAGGGTGGAAATGATTCCTCTGAACCAAAGACAGATGAAGCAGTACCAGTTTCCGTGGAGGCGGGTAAAGAGACTGCCAAGACAACTGAGGGCAAAGTTGAAGTCCCTGCTGCTAACAACTCAGAGGAAAAGAAGGTTGGGGCTGGTAATGAGACCAAAAAGCCAGTAGAGGGGCAAGCTGAGGCCAATGTCCAAAAACCAGATGCTAATACTAAGAGTGATGCAGCTCTTGCCACTGTATGA
- the LOC142618766 gene encoding uncharacterized protein LOC142618766 gives MPQFSKPTFSLLFIVIAVVFTVSSITTVRSEYDSSAIRLPSEKSAASDDLCTTNGPGPGPASCPVKCFRADPVCGVDGVTYWCGCADALCAGVKVAKLGFCEVGNGGPGPLSGQALLLVHIVWLIVLGFSVLFGLF, from the coding sequence ATGCCTCAATTCTCCAAACCCacattctctctcctcttcatCGTCATCGCCGTCGTCTTCACCGTCAGCTCCATCACTACCGTCCGATCCGAATACGATTCCTCCGCCATCCGATTACCCTCCGAAAAATCCGCCGCCTCTGACGATCTCTGCACCACCAATGGACCCGGACCCGGACCTGCATCCTGCCCCGTTAAGTGTTTCCGGGCCGACCCGGTATGCGGCGTCGACGGCGTGACTTACTGGTGTGGCTGCGCCGACGCGCTTTGCGCCGGTGTCAAGGTTGCGAAGTTGGGATTCTGTGAGGTCGGTAATGGTGGTCCCGGCCCTCTCTCTGGCCAGGCTCTCCTTCTCGTTCATATCGTCTGGCTCATCGTTCTCGGGTTTTCAGTGCTTTTCGGACTTTTCTGA